One genomic window of Indioceanicola profundi includes the following:
- a CDS encoding ankyrin repeat domain-containing protein, translating to MPNDAPKPTPELDEETLAFAAKVFHYARIGATQELSELLEQGLPANLRNEKGDSLLMLASYHGHAETCRVLMRHGGDPELANDRGQTPLAGAAFKGDEDVIRALLEGGAKVDGCGPDGRTALMVAAMFNRTGIVDLLLAHGTDPQARDAGGHTAYDAAIAMGAADTPGQLSRWHG from the coding sequence ATGCCGAACGACGCCCCGAAGCCGACACCGGAGCTGGACGAGGAAACCCTCGCCTTCGCGGCCAAGGTGTTCCACTACGCCCGCATCGGGGCCACGCAGGAGCTGTCGGAGCTGCTGGAGCAGGGGCTGCCGGCCAATCTCCGGAATGAGAAGGGCGACAGCCTTCTGATGCTGGCCAGCTATCACGGCCATGCGGAGACCTGCCGCGTCCTGATGCGGCATGGCGGCGATCCGGAGCTGGCCAACGACCGCGGGCAGACGCCGCTTGCCGGTGCGGCCTTCAAGGGCGACGAGGATGTCATCCGCGCACTCCTGGAAGGCGGGGCCAAGGTGGATGGCTGCGGGCCGGACGGGCGCACCGCGCTGATGGTTGCCGCCATGTTCAACCGCACCGGCATCGTCGATCTTCTGCTGGCCCACGGGACCGACCCGCAGGCGCGGGATGCCGGCGGCCACACCGCCTATGACGCCGCCATCGCCATGGGGGCGGCCGATACGCCGGGTCAGCTCTCCCGCTGGCACGGGTGA
- a CDS encoding DUF2231 domain-containing protein — translation MLPAKQTAEDMMHDWDRGSTGVMDHGRPGQPMAWRERYPRHGNGRGQRRGMSGPVSHEHRGGSGIPSRANIFGHPIHPTLIPYPLTYLTSVLATDIAYRRTRDPFWARASGLLLKAGLATGVVAGAVGAVDYAGVKRVRRHPEGHLHAFGNVAALALSAWSLKRRNGSHEVQPRDTALSATVALLLGVTALAGAELIYRHKVAPIGREDPDED, via the coding sequence TTGCTGCCGGCGAAGCAGACGGCGGAGGACATGATGCACGATTGGGACAGGGGATCGACCGGCGTGATGGACCATGGCCGGCCCGGCCAGCCCATGGCTTGGCGGGAGCGGTATCCCCGCCATGGCAACGGGCGCGGCCAAAGGCGCGGTATGAGCGGCCCGGTAAGCCATGAGCATCGGGGGGGAAGCGGGATTCCCAGCCGGGCCAACATCTTCGGGCACCCGATCCATCCCACCCTGATCCCCTATCCTCTGACCTACCTGACCTCCGTGCTGGCGACGGACATCGCCTACCGGCGCACCCGCGATCCGTTCTGGGCCAGGGCGTCCGGCCTGCTGCTGAAGGCGGGGCTGGCGACCGGGGTGGTGGCCGGCGCGGTCGGTGCGGTCGATTATGCCGGCGTGAAGCGGGTCCGGCGGCATCCGGAAGGGCATCTCCACGCTTTCGGCAATGTGGCGGCACTGGCCCTGTCCGCCTGGAGCCTGAAGCGGCGCAACGGTTCCCATGAGGTGCAGCCGCGCGACACGGCGCTGTCCGCCACGGTGGCGCTGCTGCTGGGCGTCACCGCGCTTGCCGGGGCGGAACTGATCTACCGGCACAAGGTCGCCCCCATCGGCCGCGAGGACCCCGACGAGGACTGA
- a CDS encoding SDR family oxidoreductase, whose protein sequence is MRPHLKPIGEQVIVITGASSGIGLTTARMAARRGARVVLGARDHAAPARIADEIRMEGGEAIPVAVDVADEDQLRAVAQAAIDAFGRIDSWVNNAGVAIYGRILDTPDEDHRRLFETNYWGVVNGSKVAVEYMRNSGGALINVGSSVGDRAVPLQGVYSASKHAVKGFTVALRMELEAENLPISVTLIKPGAVDSMYEEHGKILTEHEPMNPPPIYAPETVARAILYAAEHPRRDLVVGSGGKMLSLSETLAPRLTDRLMERFLIPFEKSGGPQRRFTHSLYGPSRDGRERAGRHSMVRERSYYTEAVTHPLATGMVLAGLAALAVGAMARGGGRSDGPAGRSAEVGTRRIAARRREKAQA, encoded by the coding sequence ATGCGCCCGCATCTGAAGCCCATCGGCGAGCAGGTGATCGTCATCACCGGCGCCAGCAGCGGCATCGGCCTGACCACCGCCCGCATGGCCGCCCGCCGGGGCGCCCGGGTGGTGCTGGGCGCGCGGGACCATGCGGCGCCGGCCAGGATCGCCGATGAAATCCGGATGGAGGGCGGAGAAGCCATCCCCGTCGCGGTGGATGTGGCCGACGAGGACCAGTTGCGCGCCGTGGCGCAGGCCGCAATCGACGCCTTCGGTCGGATCGACAGTTGGGTGAACAATGCCGGTGTTGCGATCTACGGCCGCATCCTGGACACGCCGGATGAGGACCACCGGCGTCTGTTCGAAACGAATTACTGGGGCGTGGTGAACGGCAGCAAAGTCGCGGTCGAGTACATGCGGAACAGCGGCGGCGCGCTGATCAATGTCGGCAGCTCGGTCGGCGACCGGGCGGTGCCGCTGCAAGGCGTCTACAGCGCCAGCAAGCATGCGGTAAAGGGCTTCACCGTGGCGTTGCGGATGGAGTTGGAGGCGGAAAACCTGCCGATCTCCGTCACCCTGATCAAGCCGGGTGCGGTGGACAGCATGTATGAGGAACATGGCAAGATCCTCACCGAGCATGAGCCGATGAACCCGCCGCCGATCTATGCGCCGGAAACGGTGGCGCGCGCCATCCTGTACGCGGCGGAGCATCCCCGCCGCGACCTGGTGGTGGGCAGCGGCGGCAAAATGTTGTCCCTGTCAGAAACCCTGGCGCCGCGCTTGACCGACCGGCTGATGGAGCGGTTCCTGATTCCCTTCGAGAAGAGCGGGGGACCGCAGCGCCGCTTCACCCACAGCCTGTACGGCCCCAGCCGCGACGGGCGCGAGCGCGCCGGCCGGCACAGCATGGTCCGTGAGCGCAGCTATTACACCGAGGCCGTTACGCACCCGCTGGCGACCGGCATGGTCCTGGCCGGCCTTGCCGCCCTTGCGGTGGGCGCCATGGCGCGGGGCGGCGGTAGGTCCGACGGCCCGGCGGGCCGTTCCGCCGAGGTCGGCACCCGGCGCATCGCGGCCCGCCGCCGTGAGAAGGCGCAGGCCTGA
- a CDS encoding DMT family transporter: MPTLMPEPGANPMPPSTQQSMTPADWLLLGILSILWGGSFLFIAVAVREVPPLTLVLVRTLIGGLMLLAVARLGGQALLGVVGNLIPFSLISFGQTLIPSGLTAILNATTPLWTVVLLWLIRGERIGTVKLAGLFLGVAGVALLLAPKVAGGEQARLVGALAILGAALSYGTAGVWAVRFKHLPPAVISAVTLLATAAMVTPASLILDRPWTLSPGLEAIAALLALSLVSTGFAYLLFYRIMNRAGPTNASLVTFLVPVSAILLGALVLGERLDWTAFAGMAVIFAGLAAIDGRLFRRRTGVARAM; the protein is encoded by the coding sequence GTGCCGACCCTGATGCCAGAGCCGGGAGCGAACCCGATGCCGCCCTCAACCCAGCAATCCATGACGCCCGCCGACTGGCTGCTGCTGGGCATCCTGTCGATCCTGTGGGGCGGGTCCTTCCTGTTCATCGCCGTGGCCGTGCGGGAGGTGCCGCCGCTGACGCTGGTGCTGGTCCGCACGCTGATCGGCGGCCTGATGCTGCTGGCCGTGGCGCGGCTGGGCGGGCAGGCGCTGCTGGGGGTGGTCGGCAACCTGATCCCCTTCAGCCTGATCTCCTTCGGCCAGACGCTGATCCCCTCCGGCCTCACGGCCATCCTGAACGCCACCACCCCGCTCTGGACCGTGGTGCTGCTGTGGCTGATCCGGGGGGAGCGGATCGGGACGGTGAAGCTGGCAGGGCTTTTCCTGGGCGTCGCCGGCGTCGCCCTGCTGCTGGCGCCGAAGGTGGCGGGTGGCGAGCAGGCGCGGCTGGTCGGCGCGCTGGCCATTCTGGGGGCCGCCCTGTCCTATGGCACCGCCGGGGTCTGGGCTGTTCGCTTCAAGCATCTGCCGCCGGCCGTGATCTCCGCCGTCACGCTGCTCGCAACGGCCGCGATGGTGACCCCGGCCAGCCTGATCCTGGACCGGCCCTGGACCCTGTCGCCCGGCCTGGAGGCGATCGCGGCCCTGCTGGCGCTGAGCCTGGTTTCCACGGGCTTCGCCTATCTGCTGTTCTACCGCATCATGAACCGTGCCGGCCCCACCAATGCCAGCCTGGTCACCTTCCTGGTGCCGGTCAGCGCCATCCTGCTGGGCGCGCTGGTGCTGGGCGAGCGGCTGGACTGGACCGCCTTCGCCGGCATGGCCGTGATCTTCGCCGGCCTGGCCGCCATCGACGGGCGGCTGTTCCGGCGGCGGACAGGGGTGGCGCGGGCCATGTGA
- a CDS encoding SDR family oxidoreductase produces the protein MSRSFSGLVAVITGASSGIGRATAHAFARQGATVILAARRAERLEDVARECESLGGRALPVPTDVTREEQVQDLARQTLDRFGRIDVWFNNAGVGVFGRFKDIPSDVWRRVIDINLFGYVHGARAVMPVFRRQGHGVLINNASIVGRLAKPDSTAYATSKFAIRGFAEALRQEVLDQPDIHICTILPAVIDTPFFHHAANFSHHNVRAAPPVYTPEKVARTVLGLVQRPRAEVIIGGAGKFGAVLKRVAPSLGTRLNARALNYGFLSNEPSGETTGTLFEPARDRFTVRGDWRKGPNNGGVPLLATLALIGIPLALAAWKQPSLPMHRRR, from the coding sequence ATGAGCCGCTCATTCTCGGGACTGGTCGCCGTCATCACGGGAGCGTCCAGCGGGATCGGCCGCGCCACGGCGCATGCCTTCGCCCGGCAGGGTGCTACGGTGATCCTGGCCGCCCGCCGCGCCGAACGGCTGGAGGATGTGGCCCGCGAATGCGAAAGCCTGGGCGGCCGCGCGCTGCCCGTCCCCACCGACGTGACCCGTGAGGAACAGGTCCAGGATCTTGCCCGGCAGACGCTGGACCGGTTCGGCCGGATCGATGTCTGGTTCAACAATGCCGGCGTCGGCGTCTTCGGCCGCTTCAAGGACATTCCCAGCGATGTCTGGCGGCGGGTGATCGATATCAACCTGTTCGGTTACGTCCACGGCGCCCGCGCCGTCATGCCGGTGTTCCGCCGGCAGGGCCATGGCGTGCTGATCAACAACGCCTCCATCGTCGGGCGGCTGGCCAAGCCCGACAGCACCGCCTACGCCACCAGCAAATTCGCCATTCGCGGCTTTGCCGAGGCGTTGCGGCAGGAGGTGCTGGACCAACCGGACATCCACATCTGCACGATCCTGCCCGCGGTGATCGACACGCCCTTCTTCCACCACGCCGCCAATTTCAGCCATCACAATGTGCGCGCCGCCCCGCCGGTCTACACGCCGGAGAAAGTGGCCCGCACCGTCCTGGGCCTGGTGCAGCGCCCGCGGGCGGAGGTGATCATCGGCGGGGCCGGAAAGTTCGGCGCCGTCCTGAAACGGGTGGCCCCGTCCCTGGGCACCCGGCTCAATGCCCGCGCGCTGAATTACGGCTTCCTCAGCAATGAGCCCAGCGGGGAGACCACCGGCACGCTGTTCGAACCCGCCCGCGATCGGTTCACGGTGCGCGGCGATTGGCGCAAGGGGCCCAACAATGGCGGCGTGCCGCTGCTCGCCACCCTGGCGCTGATCGGCATACCGCTGGCGCTCGCCGCCTGGAAGCAGCCATCCTTGCCCATGCATCGCCGCCGCTGA
- the recQ gene encoding DNA helicase RecQ, translated as MPDARLPLFREAPQDVLRRVWGYPAFRGQQADIVEHVCAGGDALVLMPTGAGKSLCYQIPALVRHGVTIVVSPLIALMRDQVDALRQLGVRAAYLNSTLEWRETQEIERACEQGELDLLYVAPERLVTPRFLDLLERSRIALFALDEAHCVSQWGHDFRPEYLQLSILHERFPIVPRIALTATADAQTRADIVNRLNLHGAKLFLSSFDRPNLTYRILSKDAERRQLLDFIRRDHAEDAGIVYCMSRAKVDAIADWLRQQGLDALPYHAGLDSQVRQANQDRFIKAEGVVMVATVAFGMGIDKPNVRFVVHMDPPRSLEAYYQETGRAGRDGLPAEVLMLYGFGDVVQLRQMVEQSDSPANYKRTERQKLEALLGFCETVRCRRQTLLSYFGEDYPKPCGNCDTCANPVETYDGTIPAQKALSAVYRTGQRFGVGHLIDVLRGLATEKVTERGHDKLKTFGCGKDLSKQEWQTVFRQLVAYGFLAADPEGHGGLILTDQAPALLKGQESVRLRKDPAAERKSARGSSRSGYGGGGAVRPRTAPIDLSKEDDELWHALKALRLDLAREQGVPPYVIFHDATLMEMVREKPHDAVALGLLPGVGAKKLERYGDYFLDVILQHT; from the coding sequence ATGCCCGATGCCCGGCTCCCCCTCTTCCGTGAAGCGCCCCAGGATGTCCTGCGGCGGGTCTGGGGCTATCCGGCCTTCCGGGGCCAGCAGGCGGACATCGTGGAGCATGTCTGCGCCGGCGGCGACGCCCTGGTGCTGATGCCCACCGGGGCCGGCAAGAGCCTGTGCTACCAGATTCCCGCCCTTGTCCGGCACGGCGTCACCATCGTCGTCAGCCCGCTGATCGCCCTGATGCGCGACCAGGTGGATGCGCTGCGGCAGTTGGGCGTGCGCGCCGCCTATCTGAATTCCACCCTGGAATGGCGCGAGACGCAGGAGATCGAGCGGGCCTGCGAGCAGGGGGAGCTGGACCTGCTCTATGTCGCACCGGAGCGGCTGGTGACGCCGCGCTTCCTGGATCTGCTGGAGCGCAGCCGCATCGCCCTGTTCGCGCTGGACGAGGCGCATTGCGTCAGCCAGTGGGGCCATGATTTCCGCCCCGAATATCTCCAGCTCTCCATCCTGCACGAGCGGTTCCCGATCGTGCCCCGCATCGCGCTGACCGCCACCGCGGACGCGCAGACCCGGGCCGACATCGTCAACCGGCTGAACCTGCACGGGGCGAAGCTGTTCCTGTCCAGCTTCGACCGGCCCAACCTCACCTACCGCATCCTGTCCAAGGATGCGGAGCGGCGGCAGTTGCTGGATTTCATCCGCCGCGACCATGCCGAGGATGCCGGCATCGTCTATTGCATGAGCCGGGCGAAGGTGGACGCCATCGCCGACTGGCTGCGCCAGCAGGGGCTGGACGCCCTGCCCTACCATGCCGGGCTCGATTCCCAGGTGCGGCAGGCCAACCAGGACCGGTTCATCAAGGCCGAAGGGGTGGTGATGGTCGCCACCGTGGCCTTCGGCATGGGCATCGACAAGCCGAACGTCCGCTTCGTCGTCCATATGGACCCGCCGCGCAGCCTGGAAGCCTATTACCAGGAGACCGGCCGCGCCGGCCGCGACGGGCTGCCGGCCGAGGTGCTGATGCTCTACGGCTTCGGCGATGTGGTGCAGCTCCGCCAGATGGTGGAGCAATCGGACAGCCCGGCCAACTACAAGCGCACCGAACGGCAGAAGCTGGAGGCGCTGCTGGGCTTCTGCGAGACGGTGCGCTGCCGCCGGCAGACGCTGCTGAGCTATTTCGGGGAGGATTATCCCAAGCCCTGCGGCAATTGCGATACCTGCGCCAATCCGGTGGAGACCTATGACGGCACCATCCCGGCGCAGAAGGCCCTGTCCGCCGTCTACCGCACCGGCCAGCGCTTCGGCGTCGGCCATCTGATCGACGTGCTGCGCGGCCTTGCCACCGAGAAGGTGACGGAGCGCGGGCACGACAAGCTGAAGACCTTCGGCTGCGGCAAGGACCTTTCCAAGCAGGAATGGCAGACCGTGTTCCGCCAGCTCGTCGCCTACGGCTTCCTGGCCGCCGATCCGGAGGGGCATGGCGGGCTGATCCTGACCGATCAGGCGCCGGCCTTGCTGAAGGGCCAGGAATCGGTGCGGCTGCGCAAGGACCCGGCGGCGGAGCGGAAGAGTGCGCGCGGCAGCTCACGGAGCGGCTATGGCGGCGGCGGAGCCGTCCGCCCGCGCACCGCGCCCATCGACCTGTCGAAGGAGGATGACGAGCTCTGGCACGCGCTGAAGGCGCTCCGCCTCGACCTCGCCCGCGAGCAGGGCGTGCCGCCCTATGTGATCTTCCACGACGCCACGCTGATGGAGATGGTTCGCGAAAAGCCCCACGACGCCGTGGCGCTGGGCCTGCTGCCCGGCGTAGGGGCCAAGAAGCTGGAGCGCTACGGCGACTACTTCCTGGACGTGATCCTGCAGCATACCTAG
- a CDS encoding TIGR02466 family protein has protein sequence MTAKMPKSADPAAAAGTASAAPALETLFATRIYRAELAEAAALNTELAACALSAAEDDEAGQAWSEEHGYPGYTSYASLDDLPWRYPAVKALKAQLDRHVKAFAKLMEWDLGGRKLELDSLWINVLEPGGFHGSHIHPNSVVSGTYYVQVPDGASSIKFEDPRLALMMAAPPRKAKAGRELQPSVPVAPKSGTVLLWESWLRHEVPLNRAETERISISFNYAWR, from the coding sequence ATGACCGCCAAGATGCCCAAATCCGCCGATCCCGCCGCTGCCGCTGGCACCGCTTCTGCCGCGCCGGCGCTGGAAACCCTGTTCGCCACCCGCATCTACCGGGCCGAGCTGGCCGAAGCCGCGGCCCTGAATACCGAACTCGCCGCCTGCGCCCTGTCGGCCGCGGAGGATGACGAGGCCGGGCAGGCCTGGTCGGAGGAGCATGGCTATCCCGGCTACACCTCCTACGCCTCGCTGGACGACCTGCCCTGGCGCTATCCGGCGGTGAAAGCGCTGAAAGCCCAGCTCGACCGGCATGTGAAGGCCTTCGCCAAGCTGATGGAATGGGACCTCGGCGGGCGCAAGCTGGAGCTGGACTCGCTCTGGATCAATGTGCTGGAGCCGGGCGGCTTCCACGGCTCCCACATCCATCCCAACAGCGTGGTCAGCGGCACCTATTATGTGCAGGTGCCGGACGGCGCCAGCTCCATCAAGTTCGAGGACCCGCGCCTTGCTCTGATGATGGCCGCCCCGCCGCGCAAAGCCAAGGCCGGCCGGGAGCTCCAGCCGTCCGTGCCGGTGGCGCCGAAGTCGGGCACCGTGCTGCTGTGGGAAAGCTGGCTGCGCCACGAGGTGCCGCTGAACCGGGCGGAGACCGAGCGGATCAGCATCAGCTTCAACTACGCCTGGCGCTGA
- the moaB gene encoding molybdenum cofactor biosynthesis protein B, with amino-acid sequence MARIDESRPFLPVKIAVLTVSDTRDLASDKSGDTLAERLAADGHILADRAIVRDDVRAIVDRLRGWIADPQVDVVISTGGTGLTGRDVTPEAFESLFEKKIDGFGELFRMLSYEKIGTSALQSRATGGLAGGTYLFALPGSPSACRDGWDLILKWQLDNRHRPCNLVELMPRLREHEG; translated from the coding sequence ATGGCCCGCATCGACGAATCCCGCCCCTTCCTGCCGGTCAAGATCGCCGTGCTGACCGTGTCCGATACCCGCGACCTTGCCAGCGACAAGTCCGGCGACACGCTGGCGGAGCGGTTGGCGGCGGATGGGCATATCCTGGCCGACCGGGCCATTGTCCGGGACGATGTCCGCGCCATCGTGGACCGGCTGCGGGGCTGGATCGCCGATCCGCAGGTGGATGTGGTGATCTCCACCGGCGGCACCGGCCTGACCGGGCGCGACGTTACGCCGGAGGCGTTCGAAAGCCTGTTCGAGAAAAAGATCGACGGGTTCGGGGAGTTGTTCCGCATGCTCTCCTACGAGAAGATCGGAACCTCGGCGTTACAGAGCCGCGCCACCGGCGGACTTGCCGGCGGCACCTACCTGTTCGCCCTGCCGGGAAGCCCCAGCGCCTGCCGCGACGGCTGGGACCTGATCCTGAAATGGCAGCTCGACAACCGCCACCGCCCCTGCAACTTGGTCGAGCTGATGCCCCGCCTGCGCGAGCATGAGGGCTGA
- a CDS encoding LysR substrate-binding domain-containing protein → MRYPDLELDLLRAFVAVAETGSFTAAAEVVGRSQSAVSQKVLRLEEILQRRVFDRTSRSLNLTRDGERMLVTARQMLEFNDKVMRELREPPAAGTLRLGISEDFIPRQLPKLLARFSRLYPSVHIELMTGLSCNLLAAYDDNLLDAVIAKKDGSAQRGRVIWREPLVWMAAADYEADPARPARLVMLPQPCTYRELMISALDSVRREWQPACTASSLMGIQAAVAGGLGVTVLGRSFVQDGMKILPPSESWPALPMTEITVLGEERAAELVVPFITFLTESLSGAAALPLAA, encoded by the coding sequence ATGCGTTATCCGGACCTCGAACTCGATCTCCTGCGCGCCTTCGTCGCCGTGGCCGAAACAGGCAGCTTCACGGCGGCGGCGGAGGTGGTGGGGCGCTCCCAGTCGGCGGTGAGCCAGAAGGTGCTGCGGCTGGAGGAAATCCTTCAGCGCCGCGTCTTCGACCGGACCAGCCGCTCCCTCAACCTCACCCGGGATGGGGAGCGGATGCTGGTCACCGCCCGCCAGATGCTGGAATTCAACGACAAGGTCATGCGGGAACTGCGGGAGCCGCCGGCCGCCGGCACCCTGCGCCTCGGCATTTCCGAGGATTTCATCCCGCGCCAACTCCCGAAGCTGCTGGCGCGGTTCAGCCGGCTCTATCCCAGCGTCCATATCGAGCTGATGACCGGCCTGAGCTGCAATCTCCTGGCCGCCTATGACGACAATCTGCTGGATGCGGTCATCGCCAAGAAGGACGGGTCGGCGCAGCGCGGCCGGGTGATCTGGCGGGAGCCGCTGGTCTGGATGGCTGCCGCCGATTATGAGGCCGATCCCGCCCGTCCGGCGCGGCTGGTGATGCTGCCGCAGCCCTGCACCTACCGGGAGCTGATGATCTCCGCCCTGGACTCGGTCCGGCGGGAGTGGCAGCCGGCCTGTACGGCCAGCAGCCTGATGGGCATCCAGGCCGCCGTGGCCGGTGGGCTGGGCGTCACGGTGCTGGGCCGGTCCTTCGTCCAGGACGGCATGAAGATCCTGCCGCCGTCCGAAAGCTGGCCGGCCCTGCCCATGACGGAAATCACCGTCCTGGGAGAGGAGAGGGCGGCCGAGCTGGTCGTGCCCTTCATCACCTTCCTGACGGAGAGCCTGTCCGGCGCCGCCGCCCTGCCGCTGGCGGCCTGA
- the hfq gene encoding RNA chaperone Hfq, with protein sequence MAHHQSLQDAVLGNLIQEKISVTVFLVSGIRLVGRIVAADKFSILLEGFSSEQLIYKHAISTLVPQQNLVLWNADGEQAETQKSAPEPAPTPAPTRISPEVIRAGLRPRRKQPQE encoded by the coding sequence TTGGCCCATCATCAGAGTTTGCAGGATGCGGTCCTGGGAAACCTCATCCAGGAAAAGATCAGCGTGACGGTGTTCCTGGTCAGCGGCATCAGGCTGGTCGGCCGGATCGTCGCCGCGGACAAGTTCTCGATCCTGCTCGAAGGCTTCTCCAGCGAGCAGTTGATCTACAAGCACGCGATCTCGACGCTCGTGCCGCAGCAGAATCTGGTTCTCTGGAACGCCGATGGGGAGCAGGCCGAAACCCAGAAGTCCGCGCCGGAACCAGCGCCCACGCCGGCCCCGACCCGGATTTCGCCCGAGGTGATCAGGGCAGGGCTACGCCCCCGGCGGAAGCAGCCGCAGGAGTAG
- a CDS encoding SDR family oxidoreductase has translation MMDPKDPTIVPTRRVVVGGIGAGLVGASATLAGAGTAAAQTGQGSAAPPPQAAMQNPLEQYPKPPFPRQQQEWPGLAQKMELRPDHGEESYKGSGRLMGRKALITGGDSGIGRAAAIAFAREGADVAINYLPQEEPDAREVVELIRAAGRKAIALPGDIRDEAFCQKLVSDAVEGLGGLDILVNNAAKQASQPSILDISTEQFDATFKTNVYAMFWITKAALPHLPAGASIINTSSIQAYEPSENLLDYAQTKACIVAFTKSLAKQLAPKGIRVNSVAPGPIWTPLQPSGGQPPDAIVSFGASVPFGRPGQPAELGPTYVLLASQETSYVTGEVYGITGGNATP, from the coding sequence ATGATGGACCCCAAGGACCCGACCATCGTACCCACGCGCCGTGTCGTCGTCGGCGGGATCGGAGCCGGTCTCGTCGGCGCGTCCGCGACGCTGGCCGGTGCGGGAACGGCTGCGGCCCAGACGGGGCAGGGTTCCGCCGCCCCGCCGCCCCAGGCCGCCATGCAGAACCCGCTGGAGCAGTATCCGAAGCCGCCCTTCCCGCGGCAGCAGCAGGAATGGCCCGGTCTCGCCCAGAAGATGGAGCTGCGGCCGGATCACGGGGAGGAGAGCTACAAGGGGTCCGGCCGGCTGATGGGCCGCAAGGCGCTGATCACCGGCGGCGATTCCGGGATCGGGCGCGCCGCCGCCATCGCCTTCGCGCGGGAAGGGGCAGACGTGGCCATCAACTACCTGCCGCAGGAGGAACCGGACGCGCGCGAGGTGGTTGAGCTGATCCGCGCCGCCGGCCGCAAGGCTATCGCCCTGCCCGGCGACATACGCGACGAGGCCTTCTGCCAGAAGCTCGTGTCCGATGCGGTGGAGGGGCTGGGCGGCCTCGACATCCTGGTGAACAACGCGGCCAAGCAGGCGTCCCAGCCCTCGATCCTCGACATCTCGACCGAGCAGTTCGACGCCACCTTCAAGACGAACGTCTATGCGATGTTCTGGATCACCAAGGCGGCGCTTCCCCACCTGCCGGCGGGGGCTTCCATCATCAACACGTCGTCGATCCAGGCCTATGAGCCGTCGGAGAACCTGCTGGACTACGCCCAGACCAAGGCCTGTATCGTCGCCTTCACCAAGTCCCTGGCAAAGCAGCTCGCCCCGAAGGGCATCCGCGTGAACTCCGTGGCGCCGGGGCCGATCTGGACGCCGCTTCAGCCCAGCGGCGGCCAGCCGCCGGACGCCATTGTCAGCTTCGGGGCCTCCGTCCCGTTCGGCCGGCCCGGCCAGCCGGCGGAGCTCGGGCCGACCTACGTGCTCCTGGCGTCCCAGGAGACGAGCTATGTCACCGGCGAGGTCTACGGCATCACCGGCGGCAACGCGACGCCGTAG
- a CDS encoding 4-(cytidine 5'-diphospho)-2-C-methyl-D-erythritol kinase, producing the protein MQDAQTIFAPAKLNLYLHVTGRREDGYHLLDSLVAFADAGDTVTLHPAERPAFRIEGPFAGPLRAETPERNLVVRAVRALADHLGRPADLEIVLEKRLPVASGIGGGSADAAAALRGAARLWGVAEDEPELYRIARTLGADVPVCLHGRTAYFAGTGEELTQGPALPPVWLVLANPGVALETRAVFTARTAPFTAAHRLERDPVDAADLARLLTLRGNDLAEPAQRLRPEIGQVLAALDNASGCLLSRMSGSGATCFGLFGTAAEAERAAIGLKAGQPGWWVRAAQLLS; encoded by the coding sequence ATGCAAGACGCCCAGACGATCTTCGCCCCGGCCAAGTTGAACCTCTATCTGCATGTCACCGGCAGGCGGGAGGACGGCTACCATTTGCTGGACAGCCTGGTGGCCTTCGCCGATGCGGGCGACACGGTGACCCTGCACCCGGCGGAGCGCCCGGCCTTCCGGATCGAGGGGCCGTTCGCCGGCCCGCTCCGGGCGGAAACGCCGGAGCGCAATCTGGTGGTCCGGGCCGTCCGCGCCCTGGCCGACCATCTGGGCCGGCCTGCCGATCTGGAGATTGTGCTGGAGAAGAGGCTGCCGGTCGCCAGCGGGATCGGCGGCGGTTCGGCGGATGCGGCGGCGGCCCTGCGCGGGGCCGCCCGCCTCTGGGGCGTCGCGGAGGACGAGCCGGAGCTTTACCGCATCGCCCGCACCCTGGGGGCCGACGTGCCGGTCTGCCTTCATGGCCGCACCGCCTATTTCGCCGGAACGGGGGAGGAGCTGACCCAAGGTCCCGCCTTGCCGCCGGTCTGGCTGGTGCTGGCCAATCCGGGGGTGGCGCTGGAAACCCGCGCCGTCTTCACCGCCCGCACCGCCCCCTTCACGGCGGCGCACCGGCTGGAGCGCGATCCTGTGGATGCCGCCGATCTCGCCCGGCTTCTAACCCTGCGCGGCAACGACCTGGCCGAGCCGGCGCAGCGGCTGCGCCCGGAAATCGGGCAGGTGCTGGCGGCGCTGGACAATGCGTCGGGCTGCCTGCTCTCCCGCATGTCGGGCAGCGGGGCCACCTGTTTCGGCCTGTTCGGTACGGCGGCGGAGGCGGAGCGGGCTGCTATTGGGCTGAAGGCCGGCCAGCCCGGCTGGTGGGTGCGGGCGGCACAGTTGCTCAGTTGA